In Corynebacterium sp. P4-C1, the sequence CAGGCGCTTGTCGCACTGGTCGAGAATATGCCGGCTGGGGTCACCGTCTCCGCGGAAGAGATCGGTCACCAGCTCGCCCGCCGCCGTCTCGGATACGGGCGCGGCGCACGCATGAAATTCGAGCAGGACGAGTTGACCCTGCTGACCGGTGTCGTGCACGGAAAGACCATCGGCAGCCCGATCGCCATCATGATCGGGAACACCGAGTGGCCGAAATGGACGACGATCATGTCGCCGGACGCGCTCGACTACGACGACCCGGAAGTGGCGAAGGCGATGAATTCGGGCCGCGGTGCGGCGCTGACCCGGCCGCGCCCGGGCCACGCGGATTTTTCCGGGATGGTCAAGTACGGATTCGATGCGGCACGTCCGGTGCTGGAGAGGTCGTCGGCACGCGAAACCGCGTCCCGCGTTGCGGCCGCCACGGTAGCGCGGTCATTCCTGCGTGAGGTGCTTGGCGTCGAGGTCTACTCGCACGTGATCTCCATCGGCGCTTCCGAGCCGTACGATGGCCCGTCCCCGTCGTTCAGCGACAATGACGCGATCGACGAGTCCCCAGTCCGCGCCTACGGCAAGGATGCGGAGGAGTCCATGATCGCCGAGATTGAATCGGCGAAGAAGGCGGGAGACACACTCGGCGGAATCGTGGAGGTCATCGTCGACGGCCTGCCGATCGGATTGGGCTCCCACGTCTCCGGCGAGACCCGCCTCGACGCGCAGCTCGCCGCTGCTTTGATGAGCATCCAGGCGATCAAGGGCGTCGAGATCGGCGACGGTTTCGAGGAGGCCCGCCGCCGCGGTTCGGAAGCCCACGACGAGATCCTCCGCGATGAGAATGGCGTTCACCGCGCAACGAACCGCGCGGGCGGTCTTGAAGGCGGCATGACCAACGGCGAGCAGCTCCGCGTCCGTGCGGCGATGAAGCCGATCTCCACAGTCCCGCGCGCGCTGCAGACACTCGACATGGCGACGGGGGATGCAGCCACCGCCATCCACCAGCGTTCCGATGTCTGCGCCGTGCCCGCCGCCGGAGTCGTCGCCGAAGCCATGGTCGCGCTTGTGCTTGCACGTGCGACGTTGGAGAAATTCGGCGGCGACAGCGTGGAAGAAACGAAACGCAACGTTGAAGCGTATAAGCAGTACGTGTCTGAGCGTCTCGCGTTTGGAGGAAACAACAATGACTAACTCTGTGGCACAGCCCCAGCCGCAGCCGAAGCCGCGTCCGCAGCGCCCCGCGCGCTTCCCGGCCACCGCTGGTACTCCCGACCCGTCCACGGCGCAGCACGGCCGAATTTCCAATGTCGCGGAACCGGTCGGCTCGCACGGTGATGCCGCTGCTTTCGGTGCGCCGGAGGAACCCGTGGTCCACGGTTCGCCGCGCGTTGTTCTGGTCGGCCCGCCCGGCGCCGGCAAGTCGACAATCGGCCGCCGTCTCGCCCGCGCCATGAACCTGCCGTTGGTCGATTCGGACGATCTGATCGCCAAGGGTGAGGGAAAACCCACCGGCGAGGTCTTCAGTGATCTGGGGGAGGAGCGCTTTCGCGAGGTTGAGGCAGAATACGTCGCTCGTTCGCTGGCATCCGGTGGAGTAGTCAGTTTGGGCGGTGGGGCAGTGCTCACCGAGTCCACACGGAGGCTGCTCCAGGCGCACAACGTTGTCTGGATCGACGTCTCCGTTGAGGAAGGCGTGCGCCGCACCTCCGGCAACGATTTCCGCCCAGTGCTCAATGCCGACGATCCCGTGGCGCATTACCGTGCGCTGCTCGAGTCCCGTGAGCCCTTCTACCGGGAGGTGGCCATGCACCGTGTGCGTACCGATTCCCGCCCGCCGCAGCGGCTCGTCGCTGAGATTCTCTCGCTGATCGACACCCTCTAGCCCCCACAACGTTCACAACCCCGAGAGCCCACAGCAAGGAGCGCCCCCCTCATGGCCGAGATTCAGGTCGCAGGACCGTCCCCGTACACCGTCCGGATCGACCACGGGCTGGACGGCCAGGTGGCGCAACGCATCGCTGAGTCAGGTGCGCGTCAGGCACTGATCGTGCACCAGGAACCGCTCGCGGGTGCGGCTGAGGCGCTCCGTGCGCGCTTGGAGGGCGTAGGCCTCAGCGCGGCGTTGGCTCCGATTCCGGATGCGGAAGACGGGAAATCGCTCGCTGTCGCCGGGCAATTGTGGGACACACTCGGCGAGAAGAATTTCTCGCGTCAGGATGCTGTCGTTGGCCTTGGCGGGGGAGCCGCCACCGATCTGGCTGGTTTCATTGCCGCCACGTGGATGCGCGGCATCAAGGTCGTCCAGGTTCCCACCACATTGCTGGCGATGGTCGACGCCGCCGTCGGCGGAAAGACCGGCATCAACACTGCCGCAGGCAAGAACTTGGTCGGTGCGTTTCACGAACCGGATTCCGTGTTCATCGACCTCGACCGCCTGGATACCCTGCCGGAGGCGGAGTTCGTCTCCGGCTCCGCCGAGATCATCAAGACGGGGTTCATCGCTGACCCGGTGATCCTGGACATCTACCGCGCGGGAGGCAGCGTGCCCACCGACAAGATCGCGGAGCTCATCGAGCGTTCCGTCGCGGTGAAAGCTTCGGTTGTGACACAGGACCTGAAGGAGTCCTCCCTGCGCGAGATCCTCAACTACGGCCACACTCTCGGTCACGCCATCGAGAAGCGGGAAGACTACCGCTGGCGCCACGGGAACGCGGTGGCGGTCGGAATGATGTTCGTCGCAAAGCTGGCGCGCAACCGCGGGCTCATCGGGGACGATGTGGTGGACATGCACCGCGAGATCCTCGAAGCAGTCGGTTTGCCCACGACCTACGAGGTGGGTGCGTTCGATGAGCTGTACGAGGGCATGACGCACGACAAGAAGAACCGCAACGGGCAGATCAGGTTCGTCGCCCTTGACGGGATCGGCAGCACCACCCGAATCGAGGATGCGGGCATCGAGGAGCTGCGCACCGCGTACACTGAGCTTTCACAGTGAGCACCGGCCGTGCCTGGCCCGGTGACAAATCAAGACTGAGTCTCAGCGCGACGCTGAGCGGCGAGGAGGCCCCGACGTGAAGATCCTGGTGCTCAACGGCCCGA encodes:
- the aroC gene encoding chorismate synthase; this encodes MLRWTTAGESHGQALVALVENMPAGVTVSAEEIGHQLARRRLGYGRGARMKFEQDELTLLTGVVHGKTIGSPIAIMIGNTEWPKWTTIMSPDALDYDDPEVAKAMNSGRGAALTRPRPGHADFSGMVKYGFDAARPVLERSSARETASRVAAATVARSFLREVLGVEVYSHVISIGASEPYDGPSPSFSDNDAIDESPVRAYGKDAEESMIAEIESAKKAGDTLGGIVEVIVDGLPIGLGSHVSGETRLDAQLAAALMSIQAIKGVEIGDGFEEARRRGSEAHDEILRDENGVHRATNRAGGLEGGMTNGEQLRVRAAMKPISTVPRALQTLDMATGDAATAIHQRSDVCAVPAAGVVAEAMVALVLARATLEKFGGDSVEETKRNVEAYKQYVSERLAFGGNNND
- a CDS encoding shikimate kinase; the encoded protein is MVHGSPRVVLVGPPGAGKSTIGRRLARAMNLPLVDSDDLIAKGEGKPTGEVFSDLGEERFREVEAEYVARSLASGGVVSLGGGAVLTESTRRLLQAHNVVWIDVSVEEGVRRTSGNDFRPVLNADDPVAHYRALLESREPFYREVAMHRVRTDSRPPQRLVAEILSLIDTL
- the aroB gene encoding 3-dehydroquinate synthase, producing the protein MAEIQVAGPSPYTVRIDHGLDGQVAQRIAESGARQALIVHQEPLAGAAEALRARLEGVGLSAALAPIPDAEDGKSLAVAGQLWDTLGEKNFSRQDAVVGLGGGAATDLAGFIAATWMRGIKVVQVPTTLLAMVDAAVGGKTGINTAAGKNLVGAFHEPDSVFIDLDRLDTLPEAEFVSGSAEIIKTGFIADPVILDIYRAGGSVPTDKIAELIERSVAVKASVVTQDLKESSLREILNYGHTLGHAIEKREDYRWRHGNAVAVGMMFVAKLARNRGLIGDDVVDMHREILEAVGLPTTYEVGAFDELYEGMTHDKKNRNGQIRFVALDGIGSTTRIEDAGIEELRTAYTELSQ